A window of Mustela erminea isolate mMusErm1 chromosome 19, mMusErm1.Pri, whole genome shotgun sequence genomic DNA:
AGAAGTGTTCTTTTTTGCTCCAGGACAGAcagtccccttctccctccctcttctcccagagCCTGTCGGGGCCACCCCcggagaaggagaaatagggaAATAGCAGCTGATTGCCCCCCCTGCATTCAGGGGGGTCAAGATTCTGGCAGGCAAGGACTCCGGGGGCTTACTTCCGCTCATCCACAGACAACCACGGCCCTGAGTGTTGGGCTCCTGCTCCCAGCAGCCAAGGGCAGGAGATCACAGGCAGCCGATgtcagcagagggagcagccggCTGCGGACCCCATTTTGGATGATGTACCCACAGTGCTGCCAGCTTGCTGCGCCTGGGGCCCGGGTGCCCCCCGTCCCTCGCCCCAGGCTGACAAAGGTACCCGGATCCCCTCTTTCCCCCCGGGAGTGGCGGGAGCCCTCGGGTCCTTCCTCCCAGAGACAGACTGGGAGAGGGGTGCCTGCGAGTTGCCGTGGGTAGGCCTGGGACCCAGGCAGCAGAACCACAGCCTGAGCCTCTGGAAGACAGCCTTGCGGAAGAGGATGAAGACCCAGGGGTCCAGGATGGGGTTGAAGGCGTTGAATCGGAAGGCACGGAGGTCCCCCATCTCACTGCTGTCTGGGGCGACCGCCTGCGTGAAGCCTCGGATCTGGGGACAGGGCGGGGGCGTCAGGAAGCACCCCCGAATCCTCTGCCCCCAACCCAACACCCACCCCGCCCTCACTCCCCTCCTTCCACGCGCTTCCTGGCAGGAATGAGGGAGGGGTTCCCTGCCGCAGGGGCAGGAAATAAGATATGACGAAAAGTAAGTGAGAAATGCATctggggagcaaagggagagaaagcccCAAGAAACCACCAGCCCAGAGGTCGGAGGTCGTGTGGGTAAGGCCTGGGGCTACAGCTATGTGACTTTCCACGTTTCCAGCCTGTGAGTCATCTGTAATCCCCCCAAAGTTTTGATGACCAGCTCTGgcattttacagaaagagaagcCGAGGCCCAGAGtacagggcaggggagaggcggggaggatGATTACAGGGGACACCCCTGATCCAACTCCTGAGAGGCAGACAGGAGCTCTGCCCAAAAAGGGCAAGGCCCAGAGAGCCCCTGGCAGAGGTGAGGGGGTGAGGGCGGGGCTGggaggtgcgggggtggggggggggatcagACTCTGGAATCAGATGAGCCTGAGGTCCAGACCTGGCTCTGTGTGACTGTGGACAAGCCCCGTCACCCTCCGTCTGTAAAAACAATGACGGGACAGGAACTTGGTTCCACTCTTTGCCAAGTGCTTGTGGAAGGGGTACCTAAGGTCATCTGAAGACGATCTGAGAGAGAATTTGTGAACCGCAGGGCACAGGGCAGAGACACAGAACCACGGTTCCTGGACGGGAGGATCTCATTATCTTATGACCATtacagggagtgggggaaggatgGGGTGTGTTTGGGGGGGTTGCCGCAGATAAGAAAGGGGCGAGCCAAGGGCTCAGGAGGGGAGACACCTCTCCAGAAAGTTGGGAGCTGTCTGACCGCACCCAAAGCCTCTGACCTCTTGGACCCCAGTATCCCCATCTGAGAACTAGACTACCCTGCTGGCAGACCTAGCTGGgggctgccctcctccctcttctacccgcccccccacccgccggacccccttcccccaccccagccaccggGGGACTTACCGTGAGGGGCAGGGAGCACACGGCCATGATGACGGTCATGAGGGCCAGCAGAATGAGGTGGTCCACCTCGTCCTCTCCCGCCCGGGGACCGGGGACCGGGGGGCCCTGGTGGCGCGTCTGCTGGCGGTGCATGCGACAGAGGCTCAGTGTGACGGAGCTGTTGCACAGCACGATGGCGGCCACCAGCAGGGCCATGAGGCTGGCGTAGGCCAGCGAGAAGGCGCGGCCGCCGGCCTCCGTGGAGCGCATGCGGATGAAGCACCAGCTGCCTGGGCAGTACTGCTGGTGCTGGCCCAGGCCCAGCAGGGGCAGCGCGCAGAAGAGGCCGCAGAAGGCGTAGACGGCAGGCAGGGCCAGGCGGGCGCAGCGCGGCCCGTCCAGCTGGGCGTACACGTAGGGGTGGCTGAGCGCCAGACAGCGCTCCACGGCCATGGCGAAGAGGATGAGCATGGAGGCCAGGCCGAAGAAGGTCATGGCGAAGGCGAAGGCGTCGCACAGGGCGGGCCGGCCCCGGGCCAGGCCCAGCAGTGAGCTGTTGCGGGCGTAGGCCACGAACACGGCCGGGCTCAGGAAGCAAGTGCCCAGCAGGTCGGTGACCGCC
This region includes:
- the PTGIR gene encoding prostacyclin receptor, whose translation is MADSCRNLTYVRDSVGPATSTLMFVAGVVGNGLALGILGARRRSRPSAFAVLVTGLAVTDLLGTCFLSPAVFVAYARNSSLLGLARGRPALCDAFAFAMTFFGLASMLILFAMAVERCLALSHPYVYAQLDGPRCARLALPAVYAFCGLFCALPLLGLGQHQQYCPGSWCFIRMRSTEAGGRAFSLAYASLMALLVAAIVLCNSSVTLSLCRMHRQQTRHQGPPVPGPRAGEDEVDHLILLALMTVIMAVCSLPLTIRGFTQAVAPDSSEMGDLRAFRFNAFNPILDPWVFILFRKAVFQRLRLWFCCLGPRPTHGNSQAPLSQSVSGRKDPRAPATPGGKEGIRVPLSAWGEGRGAPGPQAQQAGSTVGTSSKMGSAAGCSLC